The Microbacterium sp. zg-Y1090 sequence TGCTGGCGAGGAACTGTGGGCCGACGGCGTAGCCCGCGAGTTGGTATTCGAGCTTCTCGGAGGCGAGGGTGCGTGCCGGCCAACCGCGCGCTTCGATAGTGGTCCTGAGCCGCCGCGACCCACCTACCCCGATGCAGGCTCCGCAACGGGCCCGATCCGGTCAGCATGCGAACACATGACACGACTCCGACCAAACCCGAAACGCCGCCTGAATCCAGGCGGCGTTTCTTCGTTCCTAGAGGTTCCGCGTACGAGTTCCCACCCGTTCCGCGTACATCCCATGGCGGTGCCCCCGACAGGAGTCGAACCTGCGACCTACGGTACCGGAAACCGGCGCTCTATCCACTGAGCTACGGAGGCGTACCGAACGAGACTATCACCGGCGCAGCACGGCTCCCGACAACGCAGAACGCCCCGGAGCCGAAGCTCCGGGGCGATCAATTGCGTGTGTCGGTTTCCGTATCCGGTCACCTCTCGGTTTCCACGTTTCCGTTTTCTTCTCGCAGAACTGAAGCTACTCCGATCCGACGGGGCGTCAAGACTCCCGCCCGAAGTCGTCTCACCCTCCGGTTGAAGCTGAAGGATGCCGGCACTGCCGGTCTACTCGGGGCTGACGAGCTTCAGCCCGACGATGCAGCCCACGAGCCCCAGGATCAGCAGGAACTTCACGAGCGAGAAGGCCTCGTCCCCGGTGACCATCGCGTACGCCACCGTGATCGACGCCCCGATGCCCACCCACACCGCGTAGGCGGTGCCGGTGGAGATCTCGCGCATCGCGTAGGCGAGGCCGCCCATGCTCAGCACCAGCGCGACGCCGAACACCACCGACGGCCAGAGCTTGGTGAACCCCTCGGATTTGCCGAGGGCGGTCGCCCAGACGGCCTCGAGCACTCCCGACACGACAAGGACGATCCATGACATGACACAGCCTCCGTGGCCAGTCTTGTCGTTCACCGGGTACTGAACCCTCGTCCGGGGATCCGGTCGGGATCCGCCCCCGATGCTACCGCCGGGCACTGGGCAGCGGCCCACCGCGTGCACAACGTCGTCGATCCGGCGTCGAGCGCCCGCCGCCGGCGCCGTTTCCGCCCTCTCGCGCCGGAATGCCGACGTTGTGCACGCCGCGGCGGGCGCACACGCCCACAACCCGCGCACCGCTGCGGCCGTCCCCTGCAGGAGCCGGCCGGCCGGCGCACCGCGCGCACCGCGTGCACAACGTCGTCGATCCGGCGTCGAGGACGCCCGGAGGGGCCAGTTCCCCCCGTCCTGCGCGTCATTCCGCGACGCTGTGCACGTGGCTGCGCACGCGGCCGTGGCCGCCCCGCGCGGACCGGGCGGCCTGCACCAGCCGGCCGACCCCGGTCAGGGCGAGACGAAGAAGATCGCGTCGAGCATCCCCGGATTGTGGGCGTGCACCAGCACCGCGAACACCACCGCGTCGAACAGCAGGTGCACCGTCACGACGTACGCGAGCGAGCGCGTGCGCAGGAAGATGTAGCCCTGCAGCAGCGCGAACGGGATCGTCAGCGCCGGCCCCCACTCGCGGTAGCCCAGCTCCCACAGGAACGACACGAACACGATCGCCTGCAGCAGGTTGGCCGACAGGTCGGCGAAGTGCCGACGCAGCAGCGCGAACACGGTGCAGATGAAGAACAGCTCGTCCCAGATGCCGACGGCGCCGACGCCGACGAACAGGCGCGCGATGAGGTCGGGGGTGTCCACCACCGGCCAGTTCATGTAGACGCCCGACGTGATGAAGTAGAACGGCAGGATCAGCCACCCGAGCACCAGCACGAGCACCAGCCACACCCACTGGAAGGTGGTCCACCGCCCTCCCCCGTGCCACGGGAAGGAGATCGCCCGGTCGCGATACACCCAGCGGGAGATCACGTACGGCACCACGACGGCGCCGCCCAGAGCGAGCGTGAAGCGCACCATCGCGGCGTTGTCGAGCTCGGCCTTGAGGTCGATGAGACTCACGACGACCATGCCGGCGGCGATGAGGGACAGGTCGCGCACGAGGCTGGGCGGACGGGTGTCGGATGCCGCGCGCGCGGCATCGCGCCCACCCCGCCGTTCCACCAGAACGGCGGCGACGAGCCCCGCGATCAGCAGCCCCCAGCCGAGCAGCGGCTGCAGCAGCACGAAGAACGCCGGCGCGGCCAGACACACCAGCAGAGCCGGCACCGTCGCCAGCGACACGAGCGGCCGAGCCGCCGGGACGACCGTCTTCACGAGCGCGCCTTGCGCCGGTACGACAGGTCGCGGATGGCGCGGCCCTTCGCGGCGCCCTTGCGCTCGAAGGCGGTGACGACCCGTCCGGGGTAGCGCGGCGCCCAGTCGCCATCGAAGGCGGGCTCGAAGTCGGCGGCATCCGCCATGACGTCGCGCATCTGGAGGGCGTAGTCCTCCCAGTCGGTGGCCAGGCGCAGCACGCCGCCGTCGCGGAGCACGCGCGCGGCGAGCGCGGGGAAGGGCGGGGCGATCAATCGGCGCTTGGTGTGCTTGTGCTTGTGCCACGGGTCGGGGAAGAACACCCACAGCTCATCCACCGACGCTTCCGGCAGCAAGTGCTCGAGCACCTCGGGCGCGTTGGCCTCGACGACACGCAGGTTGCGCACGCCGGCACGCTCGGCGTCGAGCATGGTGCGGGCCAGGCCCGCCTTGAAGACCTCGACGGCGATGAAGTCGCCGTCCGGTCGGGCGGCGGCGGCGTGCACGATGGCGTGACCCTGGCCTGATCCGATCTCGACGACGAGAGGCGCGGCGCGGCCGAAGACGGATGCCGGGTCGATCTCCGAGCCCGCACGCACGCTGGTCGTCGCGCCGTCGCGCTCGAGCGGCAGGGCGTAGAACGGGGCGAGATCGCTCCAGGCACGCTCCTGCGCCTCGGTCATGCGGCCGCTGCGACGCACGAACGAGACCGTGCGCTTGCGGAACGGGGCGTCGGGGGCATCGTCGGCGGGGACGGTCGGGTCCGCGTCGGGCTCAGGATCCGGCATGCTCCCAGGCTACCGGGGGCGGCGAGCGCATCGCCCGGCGCTCAGCCCTCTTCGGTGACGAAGTCGATCAGCTGCTCCACCCGCCCCAGCAGCGCCGGGTCGAGGTCGCGGAAGGTGTGGACGCTCCCGAGGATGCGCTGCCAGGCCCTCGCGATGTCGGCCTGCTCCTCGGCCGGCCACCCCAGCGCGCGGCAGACGCCCGTCTTCCAGTCGATCCCGCGGGGCACGGTCGGCCAGGCGGGGATGCCGACGGCTCGCGGTGTCACGCACTCCCAGACGTCCACGTGCGGGTGACCGACGACCATCACGTGCGCGCCGTGGGGGCCGCGGGCGACGGCATCCGCGATGCGCTGCTCCTTCGATCCCGGCACGAGGTGGTCCACGAGCACCCCGTAGCGGCGCTGCGGGCCGGGAGGCTCGTCGCGCAGGGTCTGCTCGAGCAGGTCGATGCCCTCGAGGTACTCCACGACGACACCCTCGACCCGCAGGTCGGCGCCCCACACCTTCTCGACGAGCTCCGCGTCGTGACGCCCCTCGACGAGGATGCGGCTGGCCCGCGCCACCCGGGCGCGCTGTTCGGGCGCGGCGAAAGATCCGGATGCCGTGCGCGTGCGGGGCTTCGGGCCAGCGGTGGGCGCCGTCAGGCGCACGGGGTCGCCGTCGATGAGGAAGCCGCCGCCGAGCGGGAACTGCCGACGGCGCCCCACCCGATCCTCCAGCTCCACCAGGCCCGACTGCACGCCGGTGACCGCCCCACAGAATCCATCGCCGGCCACCTCGACCACCAGGCCGCGGTTCGCGGGCACTTGGGGGATCTCGCGCTTCCCCACGGTGCGCCACCCGGGTGCCAGCACGTCGCCGCCGTATCGATCGTCCATGTCTCCTCCG is a genomic window containing:
- a CDS encoding CPBP family intramembrane glutamic endopeptidase, yielding MKTVVPAARPLVSLATVPALLVCLAAPAFFVLLQPLLGWGLLIAGLVAAVLVERRGGRDAARAASDTRPPSLVRDLSLIAAGMVVVSLIDLKAELDNAAMVRFTLALGGAVVVPYVISRWVYRDRAISFPWHGGGRWTTFQWVWLVLVLVLGWLILPFYFITSGVYMNWPVVDTPDLIARLFVGVGAVGIWDELFFICTVFALLRRHFADLSANLLQAIVFVSFLWELGYREWGPALTIPFALLQGYIFLRTRSLAYVVTVHLLFDAVVFAVLVHAHNPGMLDAIFFVSP
- a CDS encoding DUF3097 domain-containing protein; this translates as MDDRYGGDVLAPGWRTVGKREIPQVPANRGLVVEVAGDGFCGAVTGVQSGLVELEDRVGRRRQFPLGGGFLIDGDPVRLTAPTAGPKPRTRTASGSFAAPEQRARVARASRILVEGRHDAELVEKVWGADLRVEGVVVEYLEGIDLLEQTLRDEPPGPQRRYGVLVDHLVPGSKEQRIADAVARGPHGAHVMVVGHPHVDVWECVTPRAVGIPAWPTVPRGIDWKTGVCRALGWPAEEQADIARAWQRILGSVHTFRDLDPALLGRVEQLIDFVTEEG
- the trmB gene encoding tRNA (guanosine(46)-N7)-methyltransferase TrmB, which gives rise to MPDPEPDADPTVPADDAPDAPFRKRTVSFVRRSGRMTEAQERAWSDLAPFYALPLERDGATTSVRAGSEIDPASVFGRAAPLVVEIGSGQGHAIVHAAAARPDGDFIAVEVFKAGLARTMLDAERAGVRNLRVVEANAPEVLEHLLPEASVDELWVFFPDPWHKHKHTKRRLIAPPFPALAARVLRDGGVLRLATDWEDYALQMRDVMADAADFEPAFDGDWAPRYPGRVVTAFERKGAAKGRAIRDLSYRRKARS
- a CDS encoding DMT family transporter — its product is MSWIVLVVSGVLEAVWATALGKSEGFTKLWPSVVFGVALVLSMGGLAYAMREISTGTAYAVWVGIGASITVAYAMVTGDEAFSLVKFLLILGLVGCIVGLKLVSPE